GGACGCCGAGTTCATGGACTGGGTGCAGCGCCGCGCCCAGGAGGGCCGCCACGGGGGCACCGTCAAGGCCAACACGGTGCGCGCCCGGATCAGCGCCCTGCACCGGCTCTACGACCACCTGATCGAGGAGGGGCTGCTGCAGACCAACCCCCTGCGCGGGGTCGAACGGCCCCCGGAGGAGCGCAAGGACTCTCCCCCGCCGGCCCAGGGCGACATCGCGCGCCTGCTGATCCACGCGCGGGATGACCGCGAGCTGCACGCCGCGCTGCAGCTGATCTACCACCACGCCATGCAGGTGGACGAGCTGCTGCGCCTGACCTGGGACACGCTCGACCCCGGCACCGGGGAGCTGCTGCGCAAGCACACCCTGACCCGCCTGGACGACGACGCCCTGCACGCCCTGGAACTCTGGCGCGCGACCCAGGGCGGCAATCTGGCGGCCGGCCACCGGCGGATCTTCAGTTACGGAGACGTGTTCAAGCTGCGGACGAAGATCTTCCAGCTCTCGCGCCGGGCCAACGTGCCCATGATGCCCCCGAGCGAGCTGCGGCGCGCCTCGCTGCGCGACTTCCCGCACACCGCGCGGTCGGCGGGCTTCGCGGACGGGGGCGACGGCTTCCAGGCGGCGGTCAGGCTGGCGCAGGGGGTGGCGGGGACGCTGGACAGCAAGGACTAGCGTGGGCCCCCTCACTCTGTGAGCCCGGCCCGTCGAGCCGCCAGATGCGCCTCCCCATGGCGGAACCCGGCCCCTGGACGCCGACCCCACCTTCAGGCCGCCCGTGCAGGTGAAGGGCGGCGCCAGATCAGGACGGCGGACGCGCCCGCACTCAGCACGATGGCGGCGAACACTGCGGCGGTGAGAGCGTCGGGCGCCGTGATGGGCTGACCCCGCAGGGCCTGCCACACCACCAGCACCATGACGGCCAGGTAGCTCGCCCCCGCCGTCCGAACCAGTGCGACCTGCTGGGGCACGCTCAGGCGCAGCCGGGTCAGCAGCCAGGCGCAGAGCGGCAGCACCTGCAGCGCGTGGATGCCGTTGAAGTGGCCGGCGCGCAGGTCTCCCCCCTCCGTGCTCCAGCCCAGCACGGGCAGCCCCGCCCCGCCGTCGGCGACGCCCACGCTGTGGGCCCCGGCGATGCCGGCGAGCGCCACCGGCGAGCTGACGCCGCCCGCGCTCGCCAGCGCCTGGCCCAGCGGGGAGGCCATCAGGAAGGCTTCGAGCAGCCCGAGC
The sequence above is drawn from the Deinococcus koreensis genome and encodes:
- a CDS encoding site-specific integrase; the encoded protein is MSAVHPADERAMKLLAALRDADLDRLMGMLGPVWAYNDPKQLFTRLRPFFDHAPADAVNLQTPDAEFMDWVQRRAQEGRHGGTVKANTVRARISALHRLYDHLIEEGLLQTNPLRGVERPPEERKDSPPPAQGDIARLLIHARDDRELHAALQLIYHHAMQVDELLRLTWDTLDPGTGELLRKHTLTRLDDDALHALELWRATQGGNLAAGHRRIFSYGDVFKLRTKIFQLSRRANVPMMPPSELRRASLRDFPHTARSAGFADGGDGFQAAVRLAQGVAGTLDSKD